The genomic segment TCCGCAAGGCCTGATGGGGCGCAAGACATGAGCGCCCTCGACGGTCCTGATAACCGCCGTGCCTCCGGCATTGGCTATTTCGCCGGCCTGTCGCGCTGGAACATCTATGAGATCGTCTTCTGGCTGGCGCTCGCAGGGATGTATTTTCTGCCCCATGTCGATCTGGTGCTGATGAGCCAGATTTTCATCTGGGGCCTGTTCGCCATGTCGCTCGACGTGCTGCTCGGCTATCGCGGCATCCCCTCCCTTGGCCACGCCGCCTTCTTTGGCATCGGCGCTTATGTCGCCGGCTATTGCGGCAAGTTCGGCTGGACCGAACCGATCAGCGCACTGGCGCTCGCCATGGTGGTGGCGGCTGGCGTCGGCTGGCTCACCGGCAAGCTGGTGCAGAAAGTCGCCGGCGTGGCGCTGCTGATGGTGACGCTCGGCCTCAATCTCATCCTCTACGATCTGGTGCAGCGTTCAACCGACATCACCGGCGGCGACGACGGCTTGCAAGGCATCGTCATCGCGCCGGTGCTGGGCTTGTTCCGCTTCGATATTTTCGGACGCACCGCCTTCTGGTACGCACTGATCGCCTCCTTCGTGCTCTTCGTCGCGACACGCGCCATCATCAAATCGCCGTTCGGACTGGCCTTGACCGGCGCGCGGGAAAATCCGCGGCGCATGATCATGCTCGGCGCGCCGGTCGAGGGCGATGTTTCGCGCGCCTTCGCGCTCGCGGCCGCCTTGGCTGGCGCTGCCGGCGCGCTGCTCACCCAGACAACGCAATTCGTCGCGCCCTCGGCGCTGTCGTTCCAGCGTTCCGCCGACGTGCTCGTCATTCTCGTCATCGGCGGGGCCGGACGGCTCTATGGCGGTTTCATCGGCGCCTTGATCTTCCTGTTCCTGCGCGATTGGCTGGCGGCGATCAGCCCGGTCTATTGGTATTTCTGGATCGGCCTGCTGCTCGTCACCGTCGTCTCCTTCTTCCGCAAAGGCATCTTGCCGACGATCGCCGATCATTATTCGCGCTGGCGCACTCGCCGGGGCACGCCGCATGAGTGACAGCCCGACACAGAACGATGTCGTGTTGGAAACCCGCGACATGCATATGGCCTTCGGTGGCCTCGTTATTTTCGAGCGCATGAATTTCGCTTTGCGGCGCGGCGAGCGCCACGCCATCATCGGCCCCAACGGCGCCGGCAAGACCACCTTCGTCAGCCTCGTCACCGGCCTCTTGCAGCCAAAGTCGGGCGCGGTGATGTTCGAGGGCCGCGACATCACCAGGCTGTCGCCGCAGCAGCGGGTGAAAGCCGGCATGGTGCGCACCTTCCAGATCAATTCGCTGTTTCGCGCCCTCAACCCACTTGAATCCGTGGTGCTGGCGCTGCTTGAACGCGAAGGCAAGGCGCAGCTGTCGCTGCGCCACGTCGCCGCCGAGAAGCCGCTCATCGGCGAGGCGATGGAGCTGTTGCATCAGTTCGGCCTTGATCGCGACGCCTATGCGCCGACGGACGCCCTGCCCTATGGCAAGCAGCGCCTGCTGGAAATCGTGCTCGCCTTGGCGCTGCGGCCAAAGCTGCTCTTGCTGGATGAACCGGCGGCCGGGCTTTCCACGCACCAGGGCCATGAGGTGTTCTCGCGCCTCGCCCAGCTGCCGAAGGACACGACGATCCTATTCATCGAACACGATATGAATCTCGTGTTCAGCTATGCCGATGTGGTGTCGGTGTTTGCCGCCGGCGCGCTGGTCTTGAGCGACACGCCGGAGAATGTGCGCAAGAGCCCGCGCGTGCGGGAGGTCTATCTTGGCAACTAGCTCCGTGCTCAGCGTCCGCCACCTTGCCGCCGGCTATGGCCCGGCGCAGGTGCTGCACGACATCAGTTTCGACCTCATGGCCGGCGAAATGCTGGTCGTCATCGGTCGCAATGGTGTCGGTAAGACCACCTTGATCGAAACGCTGTGCGGGCTGACGACCCTGCAAGGGGGCGAGATCACTTTCGCCGGCACGCGCATCGAGAAGCTATCGCCCTTCCGGCGCAACCGCCTCGGCATCGGCTGGGTGCCGCAGGAGCGCGAGGTATTTCCGACGCTAACGGTCGAAGAAAATCTCGACGTCGTCTATCGCGACGGCCCGTGGACACGACAGGCGCTCTACGGCCTCTTTCCGCGCCTGGCCGAGCGGCGCAGCCATTATGCCCGGCAGCTTTCTGGCGGCGAGCAGCAGATGCTGGTGATCGCCCGGGCGCTGGCCACCCACCCCTCGCTGCTCTTGCTCGACGAGCCGGTGGAGGGCCTGGCGCCGCTTATCGTCCAGGAGATGATCGCGGCGATCCACAAAATGCGCCGCGAAAGCGCCATGACCATCATCATGGTCGAGCAGAAGCACGACATCGCGCTGGCCCATTCCGACCGCTGCCTGGTCATCGACCATGGCGCCATCGTGCATCAATCGGCCAGCGCCGACCTCTTGGCCGACCAT from the Beijerinckia sp. 28-YEA-48 genome contains:
- a CDS encoding branched-chain amino acid ABC transporter permease, with the translated sequence MSALDGPDNRRASGIGYFAGLSRWNIYEIVFWLALAGMYFLPHVDLVLMSQIFIWGLFAMSLDVLLGYRGIPSLGHAAFFGIGAYVAGYCGKFGWTEPISALALAMVVAAGVGWLTGKLVQKVAGVALLMVTLGLNLILYDLVQRSTDITGGDDGLQGIVIAPVLGLFRFDIFGRTAFWYALIASFVLFVATRAIIKSPFGLALTGARENPRRMIMLGAPVEGDVSRAFALAAALAGAAGALLTQTTQFVAPSALSFQRSADVLVILVIGGAGRLYGGFIGALIFLFLRDWLAAISPVYWYFWIGLLLVTVVSFFRKGILPTIADHYSRWRTRRGTPHE
- a CDS encoding ATP-binding cassette domain-containing protein, coding for MSDSPTQNDVVLETRDMHMAFGGLVIFERMNFALRRGERHAIIGPNGAGKTTFVSLVTGLLQPKSGAVMFEGRDITRLSPQQRVKAGMVRTFQINSLFRALNPLESVVLALLEREGKAQLSLRHVAAEKPLIGEAMELLHQFGLDRDAYAPTDALPYGKQRLLEIVLALALRPKLLLLDEPAAGLSTHQGHEVFSRLAQLPKDTTILFIEHDMNLVFSYADVVSVFAAGALVLSDTPENVRKSPRVREVYLGN
- a CDS encoding ABC transporter ATP-binding protein, with the protein product MATSSVLSVRHLAAGYGPAQVLHDISFDLMAGEMLVVIGRNGVGKTTLIETLCGLTTLQGGEITFAGTRIEKLSPFRRNRLGIGWVPQEREVFPTLTVEENLDVVYRDGPWTRQALYGLFPRLAERRSHYARQLSGGEQQMLVIARALATHPSLLLLDEPVEGLAPLIVQEMIAAIHKMRRESAMTIIMVEQKHDIALAHSDRCLVIDHGAIVHQSASADLLADHALLERLIGVAE